A genomic segment from Gracilimonas sediminicola encodes:
- a CDS encoding cysteine desulfurase family protein, with protein MRTVYLDHAATTPLDDRVLEAMLPYLKENYGNANSPHHLGQKSKVVVEDAREKVAALIGAEPSEIIFTSGGTESDNAVIKGVLAISGDKKEVITSELEHHAVLHTVELAKMQGVKPVFAPSKDCGTITADAVKKSITENTALVTIMHVNNEIGTINPLKEIAEVCKEHGVPLHSDTVQSLGKIPLNVKDLGIDFLSGSAHKIYGPKGTGIMYVKNGSKWIPWVHGGSQERRRRGGTLNVPGIVGFAKALELAVEEMDEHQKHFKKLRALLLKEMDTNLEFNYNVNGPQNNGVPHIVNLSFSDEQGKYIDGEMLLLNLDIEGICVSNGSACTSGAVEPSHVLNGIGMEDGLAKSSIRVSFGKQNTEEDVRYFVEKLDTVLKRMFTVA; from the coding sequence ATGCGAACGGTTTACTTAGATCACGCGGCCACTACTCCCTTAGATGATCGCGTGCTGGAAGCCATGCTTCCTTACCTGAAAGAAAATTACGGAAACGCCAATTCTCCCCATCACCTTGGGCAGAAATCGAAGGTGGTTGTGGAAGACGCCCGGGAGAAAGTAGCAGCTTTAATTGGAGCTGAACCTTCTGAGATTATCTTTACCAGTGGCGGTACCGAAAGCGATAATGCCGTTATTAAAGGTGTTTTAGCTATTTCAGGTGATAAAAAGGAAGTAATTACTTCAGAATTAGAACATCATGCCGTTCTGCACACGGTGGAGCTTGCCAAAATGCAGGGTGTTAAACCCGTTTTTGCCCCATCCAAGGATTGTGGTACCATCACCGCTGATGCCGTTAAAAAATCCATTACCGAAAACACGGCACTGGTTACGATCATGCACGTGAATAATGAAATCGGCACCATCAACCCGCTGAAAGAAATTGCCGAAGTGTGTAAAGAGCACGGAGTACCCCTTCATTCCGATACCGTTCAAAGTCTGGGTAAAATTCCGCTCAACGTAAAAGATCTGGGGATTGACTTCCTCAGTGGCAGCGCTCACAAAATTTATGGGCCGAAAGGAACCGGGATCATGTATGTGAAAAATGGTTCCAAGTGGATCCCATGGGTACATGGCGGATCTCAGGAACGCCGCCGTCGCGGAGGTACCCTGAACGTGCCCGGAATTGTTGGTTTTGCCAAAGCCCTTGAACTGGCTGTTGAAGAGATGGATGAACATCAAAAGCATTTCAAAAAACTACGTGCTCTTCTCCTCAAAGAGATGGACACCAATCTGGAATTCAACTACAATGTAAATGGCCCGCAAAACAACGGCGTGCCCCATATCGTAAACCTCTCCTTCAGTGACGAGCAGGGCAAATATATAGATGGCGAGATGCTGCTGCTGAACCTGGATATTGAGGGAATTTGTGTATCCAACGGCTCGGCCTGCACTTCCGGTGCCGTTGAGCCTTCACATGTGCTTAATGGTATCGGGATGGAAGACGGACTGGCTAAATCGAGCATTCGCGTAAGTTTCGGTAAGCAGAATACCGAAGAGGATGTGCGCTATTTTGTAGAAAAACTTGACACCGTTCTCAAACGAATGTTTACCGTAGCCTGA
- a CDS encoding phosphoglycerate kinase, which translates to MAKLTLNDIDVKGKKVLMRVDFNVPIENGKITDDNRIVQALPSIKHVIQNGGLLILTSHLGRPSGMPEPEFSLKPAADHLADLLNTKVHFGEDCIGDKAEEAIYNAKHGEVVVLENVRFHKGETKNDESFSKALASHADVFVNDAFGSSHRAHASVAGVTRYLQPAVSGFLLEKEIKYLEESINDPDRPFVAILGGAKVSDKIGVIKNLISKVDSIIIGGGMTYTFYKAKGWPIGNSLVEDDKVDLAKELLEEAEEKGIRFMLPLDSVVAKEFNNDAEHKVVDEEGIEDGWMGLDIGPQSSIAFGNQIKAAKTVLWNGPMGVFEMENFADGTFSVAEALAEATKFGATTIIGGGDSAAAIKKAGLSDEVSHVSTGGGASLEYLEGKELPGVAWLTDK; encoded by the coding sequence ATGGCGAAACTCACACTCAACGATATTGATGTAAAAGGGAAGAAAGTGCTGATGCGCGTAGATTTTAACGTGCCTATTGAAAACGGTAAAATTACTGACGACAATCGAATTGTACAGGCACTACCATCTATAAAGCACGTAATTCAGAATGGAGGGTTATTGATTTTGACCAGCCACCTTGGGCGACCGTCGGGAATGCCGGAACCTGAATTCTCCCTGAAACCGGCAGCTGACCATTTAGCTGATTTACTGAACACCAAAGTTCACTTCGGGGAAGATTGTATTGGGGATAAAGCCGAGGAGGCGATATACAATGCCAAGCATGGAGAAGTGGTTGTGCTCGAAAATGTCCGCTTTCATAAAGGGGAAACCAAGAATGATGAGTCGTTTAGCAAAGCGCTGGCTTCCCATGCCGATGTGTTTGTGAATGATGCTTTTGGAAGCAGTCACCGTGCCCATGCTTCGGTAGCAGGTGTAACACGCTATCTGCAGCCGGCTGTGTCAGGATTTTTACTGGAGAAAGAGATTAAGTACCTGGAAGAAAGCATCAATGATCCGGATCGTCCGTTTGTGGCCATTTTGGGTGGAGCCAAAGTGTCCGATAAAATCGGAGTGATTAAGAACCTGATTTCAAAAGTGGATTCCATCATTATTGGCGGGGGTATGACTTATACTTTTTATAAAGCCAAAGGCTGGCCAATCGGTAATTCTTTGGTTGAAGATGATAAAGTTGATTTAGCCAAAGAGCTGCTTGAGGAAGCCGAAGAAAAAGGCATCCGGTTTATGCTGCCACTGGATTCTGTAGTTGCCAAAGAATTTAATAACGATGCAGAACACAAAGTGGTAGATGAAGAAGGTATTGAAGACGGTTGGATGGGACTCGACATAGGCCCACAATCCTCCATTGCTTTTGGAAACCAGATTAAGGCTGCCAAAACCGTACTATGGAACGGACCGATGGGGGTGTTCGAAATGGAGAACTTCGCAGACGGAACCTTCTCGGTTGCGGAAGCCCTGGCTGAAGCCACTAAATTCGGAGCAACCACCATTATTGGCGGTGGTGACTCTGCAGCTGCAATCAAAAAGGCAGGCCTCAGTGATGAGGTCTCACATGTTTCCACCGGCGGTGGAGCCAGCCTTGAATATCTGGAAGGAAAAGAACTTCCCGGGGTTGCGTGGTTGACGGATAAGTAA
- a CDS encoding nuclear transport factor 2 family protein — translation MTKLFFIPLLTVLFLFPAQVPTTNVDAFWDEMSRTVAEGEFDEYAALYHEDAVLVNGISGESYPISSALDGWKQGFLDTKAGKMKAGVEFRFSKRMHSETTAHDTGIFNYYSQMEEQEPQLIYVHFQGLLVKKDGEWKLVMEHQESMATEEEWEKLK, via the coding sequence ATGACTAAGCTTTTCTTTATCCCACTCCTCACTGTATTATTTCTATTTCCTGCCCAGGTCCCGACCACCAATGTAGATGCTTTTTGGGATGAAATGAGCCGAACCGTAGCAGAGGGTGAATTTGATGAATATGCTGCCCTATATCATGAAGATGCTGTTTTGGTAAATGGCATTTCCGGTGAAAGTTACCCCATTTCAAGTGCCTTAGATGGCTGGAAGCAAGGCTTTTTGGATACCAAAGCCGGGAAAATGAAAGCCGGTGTAGAGTTTCGCTTCAGTAAAAGAATGCACAGCGAAACCACCGCTCATGACACCGGCATTTTTAACTACTATTCGCAAATGGAAGAACAGGAACCCCAGCTGATTTATGTTCACTTTCAGGGACTATTGGTAAAAAAGGACGGCGAATGGAAACTGGTGATGGAGCACCAGGAGTCGATGGCGACTGAGGAAGAGTGGGAGAAATTGAAGTAG
- a CDS encoding cytochrome B, translating to MYEGLLHAHSGLRWIVLVLIVWALFKAVTGWTGKKDYQKSDRLAALLALIFTHIQLLIGLVLYFISPKVSFQSGVMESQVLRFYTVEHMSMMIIAIALITIGFSTAKRMSDSVAKHKRIAIMYGIGLLVIIASIPWPFRGLGAGWF from the coding sequence ATGTACGAAGGATTATTACACGCACACTCAGGACTTCGATGGATTGTATTGGTACTCATTGTCTGGGCTTTGTTCAAAGCCGTTACCGGCTGGACAGGCAAAAAAGATTATCAAAAATCAGATAGGCTTGCCGCCCTTCTCGCCCTCATTTTTACGCACATCCAGCTATTGATAGGTCTGGTTCTTTATTTTATCAGCCCAAAAGTTTCGTTCCAATCCGGCGTGATGGAAAGCCAGGTTCTCAGGTTCTATACCGTAGAGCACATGTCCATGATGATCATCGCCATTGCATTAATTACCATTGGTTTCAGCACAGCTAAACGCATGTCTGATTCCGTAGCCAAGCACAAACGAATTGCCATTATGTATGGCATTGGCCTTTTGGTGATCATTGCCTCCATCCCCTGGCCTTTCCGCGGTTTAGGTGCCGGCTGGTTTTAA
- a CDS encoding TIGR00730 family Rossman fold protein, whose protein sequence is MKKNVCVYCGSRESNNPRFPELAQQAGREIARRNWGVVYGGGKVGMMGKLADAALESGGDVFGVIPTKLKKLEVAHTELTDLHETQDMHTRKALMESLSDAFLILPGGFGTLDEFFEILTWRQLGIHDKPIYLLNAEGYFDGLVKFTENSIQYDFVRKSSLKLFKVCNEIDSCIEMLERFFEED, encoded by the coding sequence ATGAAGAAAAACGTCTGCGTGTATTGCGGTTCCAGAGAAAGCAACAACCCACGGTTTCCTGAGCTGGCCCAACAAGCGGGTCGCGAAATTGCCCGGCGAAACTGGGGTGTGGTTTATGGCGGTGGCAAAGTCGGGATGATGGGCAAGCTGGCCGATGCCGCTCTCGAAAGTGGCGGTGATGTTTTTGGGGTGATTCCAACCAAACTTAAGAAACTGGAAGTGGCCCACACCGAACTCACCGACCTCCACGAAACGCAGGACATGCATACCCGAAAAGCGCTCATGGAATCTCTTTCTGATGCTTTTCTTATCCTGCCCGGCGGATTCGGAACCCTTGACGAATTTTTTGAAATCCTTACCTGGCGGCAGTTGGGTATTCATGATAAACCCATTTATCTGCTTAATGCAGAGGGGTATTTCGATGGACTGGTTAAGTTTACCGAGAACTCCATTCAGTATGATTTTGTAAGAAAAAGCAGCCTCAAACTCTTCAAAGTTTGTAACGAGATTGACTCTTGTATTGAAATGCTGGAACGTTTTTTCGAGGAGGATTGA
- a CDS encoding sodium:solute symporter family protein, with product MDVQIWTYILVGVTFALYIGIAIWAKAASTSDFYVAGAHVNPITNGMATAADWMSAASFLSMAGLISFMGYDGSVYLMGWTGGYVLLALLLAPYLRKFGKFTIPDFIGDRYYSNFARTIAVICALVVSFTYVAGQMRGVGLVFSKFLEVNIDLGVLIGMAIVFFYAVLGGMKGITYTQVAQYCVLIFAFMVPAFFISFQLTGNPIPQFGFGSTLADGSGQYLLEKLDQLHTELGFAAYTSGTKSMQDVFFITAALMIGTAGLPHVIVRFFTVPKVKDARVSVGYALIFIAILYTTAPAIAAFAKYNMMETVNEEEYTEMPAWFNTWEQTGLLTWVDKNDDGIITYAPGEAMVGLPDIQRNADGEIIRGPFGEVMVNNEPTDTNNELYVDRDIMVLANPEIANLPAWVAGLVAAGGLAAALSTAAGLLLVISTAVSHDLIKKQIKTDISDKAELMWARISAAAAVVVAGYFGINPPGFVAEVVAIAFGLAAASFFPAIILGIFYKKMNRQGAIAGMIAGLLFTLSYVVFYKIAFPEFNSPEYWWFGISPEGIGTLGMLLNLTVSFAVGMIFPEPPEDVQEMVESIRYPK from the coding sequence ATGGATGTTCAAATCTGGACTTATATTTTAGTTGGAGTAACCTTTGCCCTTTACATCGGCATAGCTATTTGGGCTAAAGCGGCCTCCACCAGCGATTTTTATGTAGCGGGCGCTCATGTGAATCCCATTACTAACGGGATGGCTACCGCAGCCGACTGGATGTCAGCAGCTTCCTTCTTATCCATGGCCGGCCTGATTTCTTTCATGGGCTACGACGGCTCGGTGTACCTGATGGGCTGGACCGGCGGTTATGTGCTGCTGGCCTTACTGCTGGCACCTTATCTCCGAAAGTTCGGCAAGTTTACTATTCCTGATTTCATCGGCGACCGGTATTACTCCAACTTTGCCCGAACTATTGCCGTGATTTGTGCACTGGTGGTTTCATTCACATATGTAGCCGGACAGATGCGCGGGGTTGGACTGGTGTTCTCCAAATTCCTGGAAGTTAACATCGATCTGGGTGTTCTGATTGGGATGGCGATCGTCTTTTTCTATGCTGTTTTGGGTGGAATGAAGGGAATTACCTATACGCAGGTAGCTCAGTACTGTGTGCTGATTTTCGCCTTTATGGTTCCGGCATTCTTTATCTCTTTTCAGCTCACCGGAAATCCAATCCCTCAGTTTGGATTTGGTTCTACCTTAGCGGATGGATCCGGACAGTACCTGCTTGAAAAACTTGATCAACTGCATACCGAGCTCGGTTTTGCTGCCTACACCAGCGGTACGAAAAGCATGCAGGATGTCTTTTTTATTACCGCGGCCCTAATGATCGGTACGGCCGGGTTGCCCCACGTAATCGTACGTTTCTTCACCGTTCCAAAAGTGAAAGATGCCCGTGTTTCTGTAGGCTATGCACTGATTTTTATCGCGATCCTGTACACAACGGCCCCGGCTATTGCGGCTTTTGCTAAATACAACATGATGGAAACGGTAAACGAAGAAGAATACACCGAAATGCCTGCATGGTTTAATACCTGGGAACAAACAGGACTGCTCACCTGGGTAGATAAAAATGATGACGGAATTATCACCTACGCTCCGGGCGAAGCTATGGTTGGACTACCTGATATTCAGCGAAATGCGGATGGGGAAATTATCCGTGGCCCTTTTGGGGAAGTGATGGTTAATAACGAACCGACGGATACCAATAATGAATTGTATGTGGATCGGGATATCATGGTGCTCGCCAATCCGGAGATTGCCAATTTACCGGCCTGGGTTGCTGGTTTGGTAGCCGCTGGTGGGCTGGCAGCGGCTCTTTCAACCGCAGCCGGTTTGCTGTTGGTGATTTCCACGGCTGTTTCTCACGACTTAATCAAGAAGCAGATTAAAACTGATATTTCTGACAAAGCTGAATTGATGTGGGCTCGTATTTCGGCAGCCGCAGCGGTAGTAGTTGCCGGTTATTTTGGGATTAATCCCCCGGGTTTTGTAGCTGAAGTGGTGGCTATAGCCTTTGGGCTGGCGGCAGCGTCCTTCTTCCCGGCTATTATCCTGGGCATCTTTTATAAGAAAATGAACCGTCAGGGCGCCATTGCCGGAATGATAGCCGGACTGCTGTTCACGCTTTCCTATGTGGTGTTCTATAAGATTGCCTTCCCGGAGTTTAATTCACCGGAATACTGGTGGTTTGGAATTTCACCAGAGGGTATAGGTACACTGGGTATGCTCCTGAACTTGACCGTTTCCTTTGCAGTTGGTATGATATTTCCGGAACCGCCGGAGGATGTGCAAGAGATGGTGGAAAGCATTCGCTATCCTAAATAA
- a CDS encoding CPBP family intramembrane glutamic endopeptidase, with amino-acid sequence MIYAITVLAISWLIVYLSEKKNLLTIWFTPLSQRTKEFVSGFLILAILSAITQLLFGYLSGVSWQLNDSITPELIINSAFYDLKSVLFEELTFRGIILYLLLRYTGKRQTSLLLTAAAFGVYHWFTFGVMGNIMAMIVVFITTGYMGYVFAVSYEKTNSIILPIALHLGWNVINNTMFSNGPNGIQLLEAVQGQMPFELGGYSGLISLSWYLLIPSVVLVILHKFYTPQTKDFKLL; translated from the coding sequence ATGATCTATGCTATTACCGTGCTCGCCATCTCGTGGCTGATTGTCTATTTATCGGAGAAAAAGAACCTTTTAACTATTTGGTTTACGCCGCTGAGTCAAAGGACTAAAGAGTTCGTCAGCGGATTTCTCATTCTTGCGATTTTGAGTGCCATCACTCAATTACTCTTCGGATACTTAAGTGGTGTAAGCTGGCAACTCAATGATAGCATCACCCCTGAACTTATTATTAATTCCGCTTTTTATGATCTGAAATCTGTTTTATTTGAGGAACTCACGTTCAGAGGCATCATTCTCTACCTGCTTCTCAGATATACCGGAAAAAGACAAACTTCCCTGCTCCTAACAGCAGCCGCATTTGGGGTTTATCATTGGTTTACTTTTGGGGTAATGGGAAACATCATGGCAATGATTGTGGTTTTCATTACAACCGGGTACATGGGTTATGTTTTCGCCGTTTCCTATGAAAAAACAAACTCCATCATTCTTCCCATAGCTCTTCACCTTGGGTGGAATGTTATAAACAACACCATGTTTTCAAACGGCCCCAACGGAATTCAACTTTTAGAAGCTGTTCAGGGACAAATGCCTTTTGAACTTGGAGGTTATTCAGGTTTAATCAGTTTGAGCTGGTACCTGTTAATTCCTTCAGTCGTTCTGGTCATTCTTCACAAATTCTATACCCCTCAGACCAAAGACTTTAAACTGCTATAG
- a CDS encoding DUF1499 domain-containing protein codes for MPKISEKNPLPPCPATPNCIRTSEVYQTGLEMVYEAFIKVFDEESYRWEVIDPKRIELHAVYRIPVFGFKDDVDVIMEETDGTTTVFIRSASRVGAYDLGVNQRRVKRILKKAELKIKS; via the coding sequence ATGCCCAAAATTTCCGAAAAGAATCCACTACCTCCCTGCCCTGCTACGCCGAACTGCATTCGGACTTCAGAAGTATATCAGACCGGTCTCGAAATGGTGTACGAAGCATTTATTAAAGTCTTCGACGAAGAATCGTACCGATGGGAAGTAATCGATCCCAAAAGGATTGAACTTCATGCCGTATATCGCATTCCCGTTTTTGGATTTAAGGATGATGTGGATGTAATTATGGAAGAAACCGATGGGACAACTACTGTTTTCATCCGAAGTGCAAGCCGGGTTGGAGCTTATGATCTCGGGGTGAATCAACGCCGTGTAAAACGCATTCTCAAAAAAGCTGAGCTTAAGATTAAGAGTTAA
- a CDS encoding TlpA family protein disulfide reductase — protein sequence MNIFRCTILSLLIIVAFNSRGLAQAEVDSAYIDYVNSSWDEVQATEYDDSIQTKYASEFYEYYLSHEETVAGKKALQSALMMWGNTGNVAMMDEVISKFKPDSDVWAWVPNSLGHAYVGDSSRTHQDAMKKLESLKDYVTNPVGKSAILTSLVRFYKRNPDTHQKALEYAQDLVEINESKWFVDLGLGAIYELESLGVGQAAPEFTATTYHGEEFNLADHKGKYIILDFWATWCGPCMPEIPVIKSLRETYPEENLTIVSIALEEDSEKYDKFLTENGMTWTQILQEKKREDEIPTLYNVGGIPQKYIIGPEGNIVAKHLRGEKLTAKMDTLINRK from the coding sequence ATGAACATTTTTCGGTGTACTATTTTATCTCTGCTAATAATTGTAGCATTTAATTCCAGGGGGCTTGCTCAGGCCGAAGTCGATTCCGCATATATTGATTATGTAAATAGCTCTTGGGATGAAGTTCAGGCAACTGAATATGACGATTCCATTCAGACAAAGTATGCTTCCGAATTCTATGAATATTATCTGAGTCACGAAGAAACCGTGGCCGGAAAAAAAGCTTTACAGAGTGCCCTAATGATGTGGGGAAATACCGGAAATGTGGCTATGATGGATGAAGTCATTAGTAAGTTTAAACCTGACTCTGATGTATGGGCTTGGGTTCCTAACTCTCTCGGCCATGCATATGTAGGAGATTCGAGCAGAACCCATCAGGATGCTATGAAGAAACTTGAATCCTTAAAAGATTACGTCACTAATCCGGTTGGCAAATCTGCTATTCTTACATCGCTTGTCAGATTTTATAAACGAAATCCCGATACCCACCAAAAGGCACTTGAATATGCGCAGGATCTGGTTGAAATTAATGAAAGTAAGTGGTTCGTCGATCTTGGACTGGGCGCTATTTATGAATTGGAGTCATTGGGAGTTGGACAGGCTGCGCCGGAATTCACAGCTACAACTTATCACGGGGAAGAATTCAACCTCGCCGATCATAAAGGCAAATATATCATTCTCGACTTTTGGGCGACATGGTGTGGGCCCTGCATGCCTGAAATTCCGGTTATTAAGTCCTTGAGAGAAACATACCCGGAAGAAAATTTAACCATCGTAAGTATTGCACTGGAGGAAGATTCAGAGAAATACGACAAATTTCTTACTGAGAACGGGATGACCTGGACTCAAATCCTCCAGGAAAAAAAGAGGGAAGATGAAATTCCTACCCTATATAATGTTGGCGGCATTCCCCAAAAATACATAATTGGGCCTGAAGGAAATATTGTGGCCAAGCATCTTCGGGGAGAAAAATTAACAGCAAAAATGGACACCTTAATAAACCGGAAGTAA
- a CDS encoding DUF4212 domain-containing protein: MEERDLKGYWKRNLKYLGILLSIWFVVSYGLGILLAPALNEIQIAGFKLGFWFAQQGAIYTFVILIFVYVYLMNKLDREFNVNED; encoded by the coding sequence ATGGAAGAACGGGACTTAAAAGGGTATTGGAAACGAAACCTCAAATACCTGGGCATTTTGCTTAGTATCTGGTTTGTGGTTTCCTACGGTTTGGGAATTTTACTTGCTCCCGCTTTAAATGAAATTCAGATAGCCGGATTCAAGCTTGGCTTTTGGTTTGCCCAGCAAGGTGCCATTTATACCTTTGTGATCCTCATTTTTGTGTACGTGTATTTGATGAACAAACTGGATCGTGAATTTAACGTGAATGAGGACTGA
- a CDS encoding DinB family protein, protein MKRMITLCLTLLLSVNVMAQLSTADRDFAVEYLNATHQNIVDLVEPLPDEAWNYTPEDGGWSVANCLEHILTTESSFFQMAQGYMSQSEADPDFDSSVSDGVLIGMMANRGTRVQTAEQFEPSGKWATKQEMLDELESSRDRLINYLSNAKQNLRDHKANTPFGEIDTYQVFLLVGAHSQRHTFQMQEVLGEIEGM, encoded by the coding sequence ATGAAAAGAATGATTACGCTTTGTTTGACCCTGCTGCTTTCTGTGAACGTGATGGCACAGCTTAGTACCGCCGACCGTGATTTTGCTGTCGAATACCTGAATGCAACTCACCAAAATATTGTGGATTTAGTGGAACCTCTACCTGATGAAGCCTGGAATTACACCCCTGAAGACGGTGGCTGGTCGGTAGCTAATTGCCTGGAGCATATCCTGACTACAGAATCCTCGTTTTTCCAAATGGCTCAGGGATATATGAGTCAGTCTGAAGCAGATCCCGATTTTGACAGTTCTGTTTCGGATGGAGTACTCATCGGGATGATGGCCAATCGCGGAACCCGGGTCCAAACAGCCGAGCAATTCGAACCATCGGGCAAGTGGGCCACCAAACAGGAAATGCTGGATGAACTGGAATCCTCCCGGGATCGACTCATCAACTATCTTTCCAATGCCAAGCAGAACCTCAGAGATCATAAAGCAAATACTCCATTTGGAGAAATCGATACCTACCAGGTATTTCTGCTTGTAGGAGCCCACAGCCAGCGGCATACTTTCCAGATGCAGGAAGTGCTGGGCGAAATTGAAGGAATGTAA
- the pheA gene encoding prephenate dehydratase produces the protein MSDELDSIRKQLDDIDRTILKALAQRQGLVKEVSDMKLKNEQGIRDLEREEQLLNRIRDLAHEVGLDRYYAEHLFREIITNSVRFQTHSLVDHQNEKSEGEVIRVSYQGTDGAYSHQAATRHFSDRYSTVDAIGYDTFQQAAQAVLDDKVDYALLPIENTTAGSINDTYDILGNEKLHIVGEEILKVVHCLMAVEQVELGKIRRIMSHPQAIAQCSQFLSKLPRCKVESYLDTAMSAKKVLEDGDLSQAAIAGAHAADLYGLHVIEHDIANQKENYTRFVVAAKEPVQVDVQIPAKTSLMMVTSNDEGSLIECLNILHKHKINMAKLESRPRLNEPWKYSFYLDILANIDDPEVSAGLDELNKKAEELKVLGCYPKQEA, from the coding sequence ATGTCAGATGAATTAGACTCCATCCGCAAGCAGCTGGATGATATAGACCGGACTATTCTTAAAGCGCTGGCTCAGCGACAGGGATTAGTAAAGGAGGTCTCGGATATGAAGCTCAAAAATGAACAGGGCATCCGGGACCTTGAAAGGGAAGAGCAGCTATTAAACCGGATTCGGGATTTGGCCCATGAAGTCGGCCTTGATCGATACTATGCTGAGCACCTGTTTCGGGAAATCATCACCAACTCGGTACGCTTTCAGACACACTCACTGGTAGATCATCAGAATGAGAAATCGGAGGGAGAAGTCATTCGGGTTTCTTACCAGGGAACCGATGGGGCTTACAGTCATCAGGCTGCTACTCGTCACTTTAGCGATCGTTATTCAACGGTGGATGCCATTGGCTATGACACCTTTCAGCAGGCAGCACAGGCTGTTTTGGACGACAAGGTGGATTATGCATTGTTGCCCATAGAAAATACCACGGCCGGCTCCATCAACGACACTTATGACATTCTGGGAAATGAAAAACTCCATATTGTGGGAGAGGAAATTCTGAAGGTAGTTCACTGCTTGATGGCCGTAGAACAAGTAGAATTAGGTAAAATCCGGCGGATCATGTCGCACCCCCAGGCTATTGCGCAGTGCTCGCAGTTTTTATCCAAGCTTCCGCGGTGTAAGGTGGAGTCGTATTTGGATACGGCCATGTCGGCCAAAAAAGTGCTGGAAGACGGCGACTTATCCCAGGCAGCTATTGCCGGAGCCCATGCGGCCGATTTATACGGACTACATGTGATTGAACACGACATTGCCAATCAAAAAGAAAACTATACCCGCTTTGTGGTAGCCGCTAAAGAGCCGGTTCAGGTTGATGTGCAAATACCCGCTAAAACCTCCCTGATGATGGTGACATCAAACGATGAGGGCTCTTTGATAGAATGCCTGAATATTTTGCATAAGCATAAAATCAACATGGCCAAGCTGGAATCGCGCCCCAGGCTGAATGAACCCTGGAAGTATTCTTTCTACCTGGATATTCTTGCCAATATAGACGATCCGGAAGTTTCTGCCGGTTTAGATGAACTCAATAAAAAAGCCGAGGAGTTAAAGGTCCTCGGCTGTTATCCTAAACAGGAAGCGTAA
- a CDS encoding endonuclease domain-containing protein, which produces MSRNSAFNYYNKDLRPNARSLRKNMTKAEVCLWKYGLRKKQRMGYTFNRQRPVLNYIADFICKKLKLIIEVDGSSHDSPEAFEYDQRRQRHLEEAGFRVIRFRNKDVLTNMDAVLMAVDKVILELENGAES; this is translated from the coding sequence ATGTCAAGAAACTCCGCTTTTAACTACTATAACAAAGACCTTAGACCCAACGCCCGTTCTTTACGGAAAAACATGACCAAAGCAGAGGTTTGCCTTTGGAAATACGGGCTCCGGAAAAAGCAGCGCATGGGATACACGTTCAACCGGCAACGACCTGTTTTGAATTACATCGCCGATTTCATTTGCAAAAAGCTGAAATTGATCATTGAAGTGGATGGTTCAAGCCATGACAGTCCGGAGGCTTTCGAATACGACCAACGAAGGCAGCGACATCTGGAAGAAGCCGGGTTCAGAGTGATCAGGTTTCGAAACAAAGATGTGCTTACCAATATGGATGCGGTGCTTATGGCGGTAGATAAAGTGATTTTGGAATTAGAGAACGGGGCAGAGTCCTGA